A window from Zingiber officinale cultivar Zhangliang chromosome 7A, Zo_v1.1, whole genome shotgun sequence encodes these proteins:
- the LOC122001979 gene encoding protein Jade-3-like — protein MKLLQMRNSFKKTHGDPTYNGNSCPQCIKQGLPCSSTGTHCSLDGTKIDQISKAKNMGLLELSPEDEVEGEIVYIQSKLLDNAMSIKHKYDDLLSRIVKNLPHELNESTKQKWDLILVNQFFHEVKEAKKRGRKEKKNKEAQAVYAAAAEAAAVSSRNSLRKDNNDEIIAAAQEIPANLNAATGRAGLPLVPRPKEVLRSAVLKLTSDKQSMAFQMPEFLKDNVLSCEICMRTETMLNRIFVCSTCKVAVHLDCYQRLSEIPVGPWECERCEEMSLSSTSPQNVSDANDRNAMVQCCLCGTLHGAMRKSADGQWVHAFCAEWLLETSFRRGQENPIQGLDNSFKGKDTCSICHLNVGSCLKCSYGNCKCHFHPFCASSAGFYMNAKVTGSSIQHKAYCGKHSVEQREADNRQCGVEDLKSLKQIRVELEKVRLLCERIIKREKLKKDLVLCSHDILASKKDSTTYSALATSSFLHPGASSESATTSINNRSHSGMVLRSDEVTVDSTFSNKRKIRFSLSNKDVDRHTDDSSTSQSSIKRKLAERDSLAGKQLPRRSASMAFRISVDDGNRKIKEKKEAIQDLALSSDQTSMQNQRPSKGYFYVPVGSLSKERALKKDMDPHEPREPGG, from the exons ATGAAGTTGTTGCAAATGCGGAACTCATTCAAGAAAACTCATGGAGATCCAACTTACAACG GGAATTCATGTCCCCAGTGCATCAAACAAGGCTTGCCTTGTTCCTCCACTGGTACACACTGTTCGCTGGATGGAACAAAAATTGACCAAATTTCTAAAGCTAAGAATATGGGTCTCTTGGAACTTTCCCCTGAGGATGAAGTGGAGGGAGAAATAGTTTACATTCAATCTAAGCTGCTTGATAATGCCATGTCAATCAAGCATAAATATG ATGATTTATTGTCGAGGATAGTTAAGAACCTTCCTCATGAGCTAAATGAATCAACTAAACAGAAATGGGACTTAATCCTTGTTAATCagttttttcatgaagttaaagAGGCAAAGAAGCGAgggagaaaagagaagaagaacaaAGAAGCTCAGGCTGTATATGCTGCTGCTGCTGAAGCAGCAGCTGTTTCATCAAGAAACTCATTAAGGAAAGACAACAATGATGAGATTATAGCAGCTGCTCAAGAA attccTGCAAACTTAAACGCTGCAACTGGGAGAGCTGGTTTGCCATTGGTACCTAGGCCAAAGGAGGTTCTTAGGTCAGCTGTTTTAAAATTGACGTCAGATAAGCAGTCTATGGCTTTTCAGATGCCTGAATTCTTGAAAGACAATGTATTGTCTTGTGAAATATGCATGCGAACTGAGACAATGTTAAATCGCATCTTTGTCTGTTCAACCTGCAAG GTTGCTGTTCATTTAGACTGCTATCAAAGGCTTTCTGAAATTCCAGTTGGTCCATGGGAGTGTGAGCGCTGTGAGGAAATGTCACTGTCATCTACTAGCCCCCAGAATGTATCTGATGCTAATGATAGAAATGCTATGGTTCAGTGTTGCTTATGTGGTACTCTGCATGGTGCTATGAGAAAGTCAGCAGATGGACAGTGGGTTCATGCCTTCTGTGCAGAG TGGTTGTTGGAGACAAGTTTTAGGAGAGGACAAGAAAACCCCATTCAAGGATTG GACAATAGTTTCAAAGGGAAGGACACCTGCTCTATATGCCATCTCAATGTTGGTTCATGCCTAAAG TGCAGTTATGGAAATTGTAAGTGTCATTTTCATCCTTTCTGTGCTAGTAGTGCTGGGTTTTACATGAATGCCAAGGTTACTGGCAGCAGCATACAACACAAGGCCTATTGTGGCAAACATAGTGTAGAACAGAGAGAG GCAGACAACCGACAGTGTGGAGTTGAGGATCTTAAGAGTTTAAAACAAATAAGG GTTGAATTGGAAAAAGTACGTCTACTTTGTGAAAGGATTATaaagagagaaaagttaaag AAAGACTTGGTTCTTTGTTCACATGATATACTTGCTTCGAAAAAGGATTCTACTACATACTCGGCACTTGCAACCAGTTCCTTCTTGCATCCTGGCGCCAGTTCAGAATCAGCTACTACATCTATAAATAATAGGTCACACAGTGGAATGGTACTGAGATCAGATGAAGTTACAGTGGACAGTACCTTTTCTAATAAACGTAAAATTAGATTTTCTTTGAGTAATAAGGATGTGGACAGACATACTGATGATAGTTCCACGTCACAATCATCAATCAAACGAAAATTAGCAGAGCGGGATTCTCTTGCTGGTAAACAACTTCCACGGAGATCAGCATCAATGGCTTTCCGGATATCTGTAGATGATGGAAacaggaaaattaaggaaaaaaaG GAGGCCATTCAGGATCTTGCGTTATCGTCAGATCAAACATCAATGCAAAATCAACGGCCTTCCAAGGGGTATTTTTATGTCCCTGTTGGTTCTCTTTCCAAAGAAAGGGCACTGAAGAAGGATATGGATCCTCATGAGCCAAGAGAACCTGGTGGATAA